The following proteins are encoded in a genomic region of Porphyrobacter sp. CACIAM 03H1:
- a CDS encoding S26 family signal peptidase — protein sequence MTRRGWTIATASAASLFAVSFTVVAVLDPLPRVIWNASASAPLGLYRIEPDRDPAIGALVAVTPPAPLARWLAERGYLGERVPLLKHVAAKAGQRVCRIGAVVSVDARPVVVALGRDGRGRSLPVWQGCRTLRAGEVLMLNPDHADSMDGRYFGPLPASTVLGRAVPVLTRDTPNAPLAWR from the coding sequence ATGACGCGCCGGGGCTGGACCATCGCGACGGCTTCCGCCGCGTCACTGTTCGCCGTGTCGTTCACCGTCGTCGCGGTGCTCGACCCGCTGCCGCGCGTTATCTGGAACGCCAGCGCGAGCGCGCCGCTCGGCCTCTACCGCATCGAGCCCGACCGCGATCCCGCCATCGGCGCGCTGGTCGCCGTGACGCCGCCCGCGCCGCTGGCGCGGTGGCTGGCCGAGCGCGGCTATCTCGGCGAACGCGTGCCGCTGTTGAAGCATGTCGCGGCTAAGGCCGGGCAGCGCGTGTGCCGGATCGGCGCCGTGGTGAGCGTCGATGCACGGCCCGTCGTCGTCGCCTTGGGGCGTGATGGACGAGGCCGGTCGCTGCCTGTCTGGCAGGGCTGCCGCACGCTGCGCGCCGGCGAGGTGCTGATGCTCAATCCCGATCACGCCGACAGCATGGACGGCCGCTATTTCGGGCCGCTGCCGGCCTCGACCGTGCTCGGTCGCGCCGTGCCCGTGCTGACCCGCGACACCCCGAACGCGCCGCTCGCGTGGCGCTGA
- a CDS encoding TrbC/VirB2 family protein has protein sequence MLATTASVVALTFAVPAHAGGSSMPWEAPLQSILESIEGPVAKIVAVIIIIVTGLTLAFGDTSGGFRRLIQIVFGLSIAFAASSFFLSFFSFGGGALV, from the coding sequence ATGCTCGCCACCACCGCCAGCGTCGTCGCGCTGACCTTTGCCGTTCCGGCCCACGCGGGCGGATCGTCGATGCCGTGGGAAGCGCCGCTGCAAAGCATCCTCGAAAGCATCGAGGGGCCAGTGGCGAAAATCGTCGCGGTCATCATCATCATCGTGACCGGCCTGACGCTGGCTTTCGGCGATACTTCCGGCGGCTTCCGCCGGCTGATCCAGATCGTGTTCGGCCTCAGCATCGCCTTTGCCGCGTCGAGCTTCTTCCTGTCGTTCTTCTCGTTCGGCGGCGGGGCGTTGGTCTGA
- a CDS encoding lytic transglycosylase domain-containing protein: MALAVALLSGGAAPVAATAQDLPAARSAAVHPYAGHVADAARRFGIPEAWIWAVMRVESGGNSRAVSRAGAMGLMQIMPATWADLRIRHGLGADPFDVRDNIMAGAAYMRAMHDRYGNASAMLAAYNAGPGRYDDYLSRGRPLPPETVGYLAQLAPIAGTPGTPEVAVSAPPDPFAWRRAALFIRTASASPETVSVQSDGEEPASELPADGPTSGDVRSAGSPSNEPGDTLFVPRARAGRPQ; this comes from the coding sequence TTGGCGTTGGCCGTCGCGCTGCTGTCCGGCGGGGCTGCGCCGGTCGCGGCGACGGCGCAGGATTTGCCGGCCGCGCGATCGGCGGCGGTTCATCCCTACGCCGGCCACGTCGCCGATGCCGCGCGGCGGTTCGGCATCCCCGAGGCATGGATATGGGCGGTGATGCGCGTCGAGAGCGGCGGCAACTCGCGCGCCGTGTCGCGCGCGGGTGCGATGGGATTGATGCAGATCATGCCCGCGACCTGGGCCGATCTTCGCATCCGGCATGGCCTTGGCGCTGACCCCTTCGACGTGCGCGACAACATTATGGCGGGCGCGGCCTATATGCGCGCGATGCACGACCGCTACGGCAACGCGAGCGCGATGCTGGCGGCCTATAATGCCGGGCCGGGCCGCTACGACGATTATCTGTCGCGCGGCCGTCCGCTGCCGCCCGAGACGGTCGGCTACCTCGCCCAGCTCGCGCCCATCGCAGGCACGCCGGGCACGCCTGAAGTCGCGGTGTCTGCGCCGCCCGACCCTTTCGCATGGCGGCGTGCCGCGCTGTTCATCCGCACCGCAAGCGCCTCGCCCGAAACCGTTTCCGTGCAGTCAGACGGCGAGGAGCCCGCGTCGGAGCTGCCAGCCGATGGACCGACATCCGGTGACGTTCGCTCCGCAGGTTCGCCTTCGAACGAGCCGGGGGACACGCTGTTCGTGCCCCGCGCCCGCGCGGGCCGACCGCAATGA
- a CDS encoding CopG family transcriptional regulator, whose translation MRTRLNVYFSPALAKQVDELAIRRRISRSAIVEAAVASYLSPDSADRMEAAFARRLDRLSRQVQRLERDTGLTIEALTLFVRFWLTVTPPLPDEDQAAAQVKGRKRYEGFVETLGRRFASGKSLIDEIPEDVWPRSASSESD comes from the coding sequence ATGCGGACCCGCCTCAATGTCTATTTCTCGCCAGCGCTCGCCAAGCAGGTTGACGAGCTGGCGATCCGTCGCCGTATCTCCCGCTCGGCGATCGTGGAGGCGGCGGTCGCCTCCTACCTCTCGCCGGATAGCGCCGACCGCATGGAGGCGGCGTTCGCTCGACGGCTCGATCGCTTGTCGCGTCAGGTCCAGCGGCTGGAGCGCGACACCGGACTCACGATTGAGGCACTGACATTGTTCGTGCGGTTCTGGCTGACGGTGACGCCGCCATTGCCCGACGAGGATCAAGCGGCCGCGCAAGTGAAGGGGCGCAAGCGCTACGAAGGTTTCGTCGAGACGCTCGGCCGGCGCTTCGCCAGCGGCAAGAGCTTGATAGACGAGATACCGGAAGATGTCTGGCCGCGTTCCGCGTCGTCCGAGTCGGACTGA
- a CDS encoding DUF932 domain-containing protein produces the protein MYHQLATRFGRNAHQISGREPLDNEALYRHVPSIFAREAHDSRSERYVYVPTIDIVEGLRREGWFPFFAVQSVPRDGSRHGHAKHMLRLRRDDGIGKPEAAEVIIVNSHDGTSAYQMFAGMLRFVCTNSMIAGERFEEVRVPHKGNIEHDIIEGVYTVAEDFPLLIDASESMKAIQLSPDEQRLLGEVSLVARYGDDESPIRPEQIIEPRRREDADRSLWTTFNVIQENVVRGGLQGRKRNAQGRIRRAQTRAINGIDQNVTLNRALWTLAEGMQRLKVA, from the coding sequence ATGTATCATCAGCTTGCCACCCGGTTCGGCCGCAACGCCCATCAGATCAGCGGCCGGGAGCCGCTCGACAACGAGGCGCTGTATCGCCACGTCCCTTCCATCTTTGCCCGTGAGGCGCACGACAGCCGCTCTGAGCGCTACGTCTATGTTCCGACCATCGACATCGTGGAGGGACTGCGCCGGGAAGGATGGTTCCCGTTCTTCGCCGTTCAGTCGGTTCCCCGCGACGGTTCGCGCCACGGCCACGCCAAGCACATGCTGCGCCTGCGCCGGGATGATGGTATCGGCAAGCCCGAGGCCGCCGAAGTTATCATCGTCAACAGCCATGATGGGACCAGTGCCTATCAGATGTTCGCCGGGATGCTGCGTTTCGTTTGCACCAACAGCATGATTGCGGGCGAGCGGTTCGAGGAAGTCCGCGTGCCGCACAAGGGCAATATCGAGCATGATATTATCGAGGGCGTCTATACCGTAGCGGAGGACTTCCCCCTGCTGATCGACGCCAGCGAGTCGATGAAGGCTATCCAGCTTTCTCCGGACGAGCAGCGCTTGCTTGGCGAGGTGAGCCTTGTTGCCCGCTACGGCGACGACGAAAGCCCGATTCGGCCCGAGCAGATCATCGAGCCGCGCCGCCGCGAGGATGCAGACCGCAGCCTTTGGACCACCTTCAACGTCATTCAGGAGAATGTCGTTCGGGGCGGATTGCAGGGCCGCAAGCGCAATGCCCAAGGTCGTATTCGCCGCGCGCAAACGCGCGCCATCAACGGCATCGACCAGAACGTGACGCTCAACCGTGCGCTATGGACGCTCGCCGAGGGGATGCAGCGCTTGAAGGTGGCGTGA
- a CDS encoding DUF2840 domain-containing protein has translation MTVPPSPMRHRQPSDDGMIRVELTWIEKRIEHWIRFGRIAVDEIVDRRRRIVRFRPGAIFAFVRWTANDYGTVSSRIDIVRAVRAGEPFTTLPFVGPGGDILLKIEGWPKVSQVLAAIDATEAAGVDPCDAAPDHWRHVANRIAAGHQPRPYTLERHRAWLKRREIEG, from the coding sequence ATGACCGTCCCGCCGTCACCCATGCGCCACCGCCAGCCATCCGATGACGGCATGATCCGCGTCGAACTGACGTGGATCGAGAAGCGGATCGAGCACTGGATCAGGTTCGGCCGCATCGCCGTGGACGAGATCGTCGATCGCCGCCGTCGTATCGTCCGCTTCCGGCCCGGCGCCATTTTCGCGTTCGTCCGCTGGACGGCGAACGACTACGGCACAGTCAGCTCCCGCATCGACATCGTGCGGGCGGTCCGTGCCGGCGAGCCATTCACGACGCTGCCGTTCGTGGGGCCGGGCGGCGACATCCTGCTCAAGATCGAGGGCTGGCCCAAGGTTAGCCAAGTGCTCGCGGCGATCGACGCGACCGAGGCGGCCGGCGTCGATCCGTGCGACGCCGCGCCGGATCATTGGCGACATGTCGCCAACCGCATCGCCGCCGGACATCAGCCGCGCCCCTACACGCTGGAGCGTCATCGCGCCTGGCTCAAGCGCCGGGAGATCGAAGGATGA
- a CDS encoding DNA -binding domain-containing protein, with protein sequence MSNKHFEDRAPDVSQLTAYDESHLVDYLRLLDADEAGADWRQVATSIFGVDATAEPHRARAMHASHLARARWMTEVGYAHLLGVTSR encoded by the coding sequence ATGAGCAACAAGCATTTCGAGGACCGCGCGCCGGACGTATCGCAGCTCACCGCCTATGACGAAAGCCATCTTGTTGACTATTTGCGCTTGCTCGACGCGGACGAGGCGGGCGCTGACTGGCGCCAAGTCGCCACGTCGATCTTCGGCGTCGATGCGACCGCCGAGCCGCATAGGGCGAGGGCGATGCACGCCAGCCATCTCGCCCGCGCGCGCTGGATGACGGAGGTCGGCTACGCCCATTTGCTCGGCGTGACGAGCCGCTAA
- a CDS encoding VirB3 family type IV secretion system protein: MQDAAEPIAGFYAPVHRALTEPILLGGAPRSLAIVNGTLAGAIGLGLRLWIAGLVIWAIGHALSVWVARRDPQFVDVARRHLRFPTWMQP, encoded by the coding sequence ATGCAGGACGCAGCCGAGCCGATCGCGGGTTTCTATGCCCCCGTCCACCGGGCGCTGACCGAGCCGATTTTGCTCGGCGGCGCGCCGCGGTCGCTCGCCATCGTCAACGGGACGCTGGCCGGCGCGATCGGGCTCGGCCTGCGTCTTTGGATCGCCGGCCTAGTCATTTGGGCGATCGGCCACGCGCTTTCCGTATGGGTTGCACGACGCGATCCGCAGTTCGTGGACGTGGCCCGGCGCCATCTCCGCTTCCCGACATGGATGCAGCCATGA
- a CDS encoding relaxase/mobilization nuclease domain-containing protein translates to MSEDNEFRIRPGKAKRGKAQGRNARGLVAEVLRVAAIHSGGRRTGGSPRRGGQSSFGRGRTAFARSRLFGSGRRVMVKALPVSHRIRGGRRMAPLSAHVAYLKREGVTRDGSPTRMFDAAGDNADDRAFTERCKDDRHHFRIIVSPEDAAELTDLREYTRDLVRQMETDLGTRLDWVAVDHWNTDNPHVHMLVRGVTDTGADLVMARDYISHNLRSHAEELAHAELGPKPEHEVQRALDREVTAERWTQLDTEIQRTADELGVIDLRPERPGPDDPRLRRLMVGRLQHLETMGLAAEGEPGQWAVAEGTQTKLRELSARGDIIRTIGQALKDQGQDRPLDSYAVVNGAPEKPIAGRLIDKGLHDELTGAAYAVIDGTDGRTHHVRLPGIEALEHSPKLGGIVELRAVGRGGADKPTLILATRSDLDLAAQIKAPGATWLDHRLIERGAGVADSGFGGEVRRAMDARTDHLVREGLARRYGERAVFERGLIDTLRRRELDSVGAKIAVETGLAYRPTQAGEKVAGIVRQRLALASGRFAMIDDGLGFRLVPWASALEQQLRRQASGVIRDGGGLDLMMGRKRGLGL, encoded by the coding sequence GTGAGTGAGGACAACGAGTTTCGCATCCGGCCCGGCAAGGCCAAGCGCGGCAAGGCGCAAGGCCGCAACGCCCGTGGCCTGGTGGCCGAGGTGCTGCGCGTCGCGGCGATCCACAGCGGCGGCCGGCGCACCGGGGGCAGCCCGCGCCGAGGTGGCCAATCCAGTTTCGGCCGGGGACGCACCGCGTTTGCCCGCAGCCGGCTATTCGGTTCGGGCCGCCGAGTGATGGTGAAGGCGCTACCCGTGAGCCATCGCATTCGCGGCGGCCGGCGCATGGCGCCACTGTCCGCGCACGTCGCCTATTTGAAGCGCGAAGGCGTCACCCGCGACGGTTCGCCGACGCGCATGTTCGACGCGGCCGGAGACAATGCCGACGATCGCGCCTTCACCGAGCGGTGCAAGGATGACCGGCATCATTTCCGCATCATCGTCTCGCCGGAGGACGCGGCCGAGCTGACCGACTTGCGCGAATACACCCGCGATCTCGTGCGGCAGATGGAAACGGACCTGGGGACGCGGCTCGATTGGGTCGCGGTCGATCATTGGAACACCGACAACCCGCACGTTCATATGCTCGTGCGCGGTGTCACCGACACCGGCGCCGATCTCGTCATGGCGCGGGACTATATCAGCCACAACCTGCGCTCTCACGCCGAGGAACTGGCGCATGCCGAACTTGGGCCGAAGCCTGAGCATGAAGTGCAGCGCGCGCTCGACCGCGAAGTGACTGCCGAGCGCTGGACGCAGCTCGATACAGAGATCCAGCGCACCGCCGACGAGCTGGGCGTTATCGACCTGCGTCCCGAGCGGCCCGGCCCGGACGACCCGCGCCTGCGCCGGCTGATGGTCGGCCGGTTGCAACACCTTGAGACGATGGGGCTCGCCGCCGAGGGCGAGCCAGGCCAATGGGCGGTCGCCGAGGGAACGCAGACGAAGTTGCGCGAGCTGTCCGCGCGCGGCGACATCATCCGCACCATCGGCCAGGCGCTTAAGGATCAGGGGCAGGATCGGCCGCTCGACAGCTATGCCGTCGTGAACGGCGCGCCGGAGAAGCCTATCGCCGGCCGGCTCATCGACAAGGGATTGCACGATGAGCTGACCGGCGCCGCCTATGCCGTGATCGACGGCACGGACGGTCGCACGCATCATGTCCGCTTGCCCGGCATCGAGGCGCTGGAGCACAGCCCCAAGCTCGGGGGCATCGTCGAGTTGCGTGCGGTCGGACGGGGCGGCGCGGACAAGCCGACGCTGATTTTGGCGACGCGATCGGACCTAGACCTCGCCGCGCAAATCAAGGCGCCCGGCGCGACCTGGCTAGACCATCGGCTGATCGAGCGCGGCGCCGGCGTCGCGGACAGCGGGTTCGGCGGCGAGGTGCGCCGGGCGATGGACGCCCGCACCGATCATCTTGTCCGCGAAGGATTGGCCCGGCGCTACGGCGAGCGCGCAGTGTTCGAGCGCGGTCTGATCGACACGCTGCGACGGCGCGAGCTGGACTCGGTTGGCGCGAAGATCGCGGTCGAGACCGGGCTGGCCTATCGGCCGACGCAGGCCGGCGAGAAGGTCGCCGGCATCGTCCGCCAGCGACTCGCGCTCGCGTCCGGCCGCTTCGCCATGATCGACGACGGTCTCGGCTTCCGCCTCGTGCCCTGGGCCAGCGCCCTCGAACAGCAACTCCGCCGCCAAGCATCCGGCGTCATCCGCGACGGCGGCGGGCTCGACCTGATGATGGGCCGCAAGCGCGGCCTCGGCCTCTAG
- the trbB gene encoding P-type conjugative transfer ATPase TrbB yields the protein MTVHPIRSEAKTRGARMLRTALGPSIAAWLDDPAVIEVMLNPDGRLWLDRLGEGVSDTGETLTAADGERIVRLVAHHVGVEVHARSPRVSAELPEGGERFEGLLPPVVAAPAFAIRKPAVAVFTLDDYAAAGIMSPAEAAALRDGVAARANILVAGGTGSGKTTLVNALLAEVAKTTDRIVLIEDTRELQCAAPNLVAMRTKDGVVSLSELVRSSLRLRPDRIPIGEVRGAEALDLIKAWGTGHPGGIGTIHAGTALGALRRMEQLVQEAVVTVPRALIAETIDLIAVLVRDAHGRRLAELARVEGLDAATGDYRLTPLPKPQPGDLP from the coding sequence TTGACCGTTCACCCGATCCGATCCGAGGCCAAGACGCGCGGCGCGCGGATGCTGCGCACCGCGCTCGGGCCGTCGATCGCGGCATGGCTGGACGACCCGGCCGTGATCGAAGTGATGCTGAATCCGGACGGGCGGTTGTGGCTCGATCGGCTCGGTGAAGGAGTCAGCGATACCGGCGAGACGCTGACCGCCGCCGATGGCGAACGCATCGTGCGCCTGGTCGCGCATCATGTCGGCGTCGAGGTACATGCTCGCAGCCCCCGCGTGTCGGCCGAGCTGCCGGAGGGTGGCGAACGATTCGAAGGCTTGCTGCCGCCCGTCGTTGCGGCTCCCGCCTTCGCTATCCGCAAGCCCGCCGTCGCGGTGTTTACGCTCGACGACTATGCGGCGGCTGGGATCATGTCGCCGGCCGAGGCCGCAGCGCTGCGCGATGGCGTAGCAGCCCGCGCGAACATCCTCGTCGCGGGCGGCACCGGCAGCGGCAAGACCACGCTCGTCAACGCGCTACTTGCCGAAGTCGCCAAGACCACCGACCGCATCGTTCTGATCGAAGACACGCGCGAGCTGCAATGCGCCGCGCCCAACCTCGTCGCCATGCGGACGAAGGACGGCGTGGTGTCGCTGTCCGAGCTGGTCCGCTCGTCGCTGCGGCTCAGGCCGGATCGCATCCCGATCGGGGAGGTGCGCGGCGCCGAGGCGCTCGACCTCATCAAAGCCTGGGGCACCGGCCATCCGGGCGGTATCGGCACCATTCACGCCGGCACCGCCCTTGGTGCGCTCCGCCGCATGGAGCAGCTCGTTCAAGAGGCTGTCGTGACGGTCCCTCGCGCGCTGATCGCCGAGACAATCGACCTGATCGCCGTGCTGGTCCGTGACGCGCATGGCCGGCGTCTCGCCGAGCTGGCCCGCGTCGAAGGACTCGACGCCGCGACCGGCGACTACCGCCTTACCCCGCTTCCCAAACCCCAGCCCGGAGACCTGCCATGA
- a CDS encoding transcriptional regulator domain-containing protein codes for MPTPHSRRSRRDGNLREAIGRADIAAEFLRRNRTYRAEHAQMQQRIADGAVAKNAAEAAFARRWGLSFRDGAG; via the coding sequence ATGCCAACGCCGCATAGCCGGCGCTCACGACGCGACGGCAATCTGCGTGAAGCGATCGGACGCGCCGACATAGCCGCCGAATTTCTACGCCGAAATCGCACCTATCGCGCCGAACACGCGCAGATGCAGCAGCGCATCGCGGACGGCGCCGTCGCGAAGAACGCCGCCGAGGCGGCGTTCGCGCGGCGCTGGGGGTTGTCCTTTCGCGACGGCGCCGGATGA
- a CDS encoding helix-turn-helix domain-containing protein gives MDMRRLVGMNFARLRKEKGFTQERFAETSGFTQQYVSDLERGRRNPTVVTLFHLASALGVAPVDLVVYPDETEPD, from the coding sequence ATGGACATGCGCCGCCTCGTAGGGATGAACTTCGCCAGGCTGAGAAAGGAGAAGGGCTTCACCCAAGAGCGTTTCGCCGAGACGTCGGGATTCACGCAGCAATATGTCAGCGACCTGGAGCGAGGCCGCCGCAATCCGACCGTCGTCACTCTGTTCCATTTGGCCTCGGCACTTGGCGTCGCGCCTGTTGATCTTGTCGTTTATCCCGATGAAACCGAGCCGGACTGA
- a CDS encoding conjugal transfer protein TraG yields the protein MSATKILWGQVITVFLIVLAGVWGATQWTAAALAYQPELGPPWFVAFGWRIYPPPAFFWWWFSFDAYAPDIFKIGAFIAASGGFVSIAVAIGMSVWRARELRNAETYGSARWASEKEVRAAGLLGADGVVLGRLGPDYLRHDGPEHVLCFAPTRSGKGVGLVIPSLLTWPGSAIVHDIKGENWQLTAGFRARHGRVLLFDPTNAASAAYNPLLEVRRGQWEVRDVQNVADVLVDPEGSLERRNHWEKTSHSLLVGAILHVLYAEPDKTLAGVASFLSDPSRTIEQTLAAMMATPHLGEAGVHPVVASAARELLNKSDNERSGVLSTAMSFLGLYRDPVVARVTRACQWRISDLVEGLAPATLYLVVPPSDISRTKPLIRLILNQIGRRLTEELTPKGNRHRVLLMLDEFPALGRLDFFESALAFMAGYQLKAFLIAQSLNQIEKAYGPNNAILDNCHVRVSFATNDERTAKRVSDALGTATEMRAMKNYAGHRLSPWLGHLMVSRSETARQLLTPGEVMQLPPDDEIVMVAGVHPIRAKKARYFQDRRLSERITDAPKPVVTAARPDDWTGRSAAADPADVARIVRAQEDAANGGLRREPELPEHVAIAPETSPPPAQEFAIVDDEQDDTARQAAVRRRMQGLARQASLDPGDGIEL from the coding sequence ATGTCCGCGACGAAAATCCTATGGGGCCAAGTCATCACCGTGTTCCTGATAGTGCTCGCCGGCGTATGGGGCGCGACGCAGTGGACCGCCGCCGCGCTCGCCTATCAGCCCGAGCTTGGGCCGCCGTGGTTCGTCGCCTTTGGCTGGCGCATCTATCCCCCGCCGGCCTTCTTCTGGTGGTGGTTCAGCTTCGACGCCTATGCGCCCGACATCTTCAAGATCGGCGCGTTCATCGCCGCCTCGGGCGGGTTCGTATCGATCGCCGTCGCCATCGGCATGTCGGTGTGGCGCGCCCGCGAGTTGAGGAACGCCGAAACCTATGGCTCGGCGCGCTGGGCGAGCGAGAAGGAAGTCCGCGCCGCCGGGCTGCTCGGGGCCGATGGCGTTGTGCTGGGAAGGCTCGGCCCCGACTATCTGCGCCACGATGGCCCCGAGCATGTGCTGTGCTTCGCGCCGACCCGTTCGGGCAAGGGCGTCGGACTGGTCATACCGTCGCTGCTGACCTGGCCGGGCTCCGCGATCGTCCACGACATCAAGGGCGAGAACTGGCAGCTCACCGCCGGCTTCCGCGCGCGGCATGGGCGAGTGCTGTTGTTCGATCCGACCAACGCCGCGTCGGCCGCCTACAACCCGTTGCTGGAAGTACGGCGCGGCCAATGGGAGGTGCGCGACGTGCAGAATGTCGCCGACGTGCTGGTCGATCCCGAAGGCAGTCTCGAGCGCCGGAACCATTGGGAGAAGACCTCGCACTCGCTGCTGGTCGGCGCGATCCTGCATGTCCTCTACGCCGAGCCGGACAAAACCCTTGCCGGTGTGGCGTCGTTCCTCTCCGATCCGTCGCGCACGATCGAGCAGACCTTGGCCGCGATGATGGCGACGCCGCACCTGGGCGAAGCCGGTGTGCATCCCGTCGTCGCCAGCGCGGCGCGCGAGCTGCTGAACAAATCGGACAACGAGCGATCTGGCGTGCTCAGCACCGCCATGTCGTTCCTCGGGCTCTACCGCGATCCGGTTGTCGCGCGGGTCACGCGGGCGTGCCAATGGCGCATATCGGATCTGGTGGAGGGCTTGGCGCCGGCGACGCTCTATCTGGTCGTGCCGCCCAGCGACATCTCGCGCACCAAGCCGCTCATCCGCCTCATCCTCAACCAGATCGGGCGCCGGTTGACCGAGGAGCTGACCCCGAAGGGCAACCGCCATCGCGTGCTCTTGATGCTCGACGAGTTTCCCGCGCTCGGCCGGCTCGACTTCTTCGAGTCCGCGCTGGCGTTCATGGCCGGCTACCAGCTCAAGGCATTCCTGATTGCGCAGTCGCTCAATCAGATCGAGAAGGCATACGGCCCTAACAACGCGATCCTCGACAACTGCCATGTCCGCGTGAGCTTCGCCACCAACGACGAGCGCACCGCCAAGCGCGTGTCCGACGCGCTCGGCACGGCAACCGAGATGCGGGCGATGAAGAACTATGCCGGGCACCGGCTGTCGCCGTGGCTCGGGCATCTGATGGTGTCGCGATCGGAAACCGCCCGTCAGCTCCTTACCCCCGGCGAGGTGATGCAGCTCCCGCCTGATGACGAGATCGTGATGGTAGCGGGCGTGCATCCTATCCGCGCGAAGAAGGCGCGCTACTTCCAGGACCGCCGCCTGTCCGAGCGGATCACCGATGCCCCCAAGCCGGTCGTGACCGCAGCCCGGCCGGACGACTGGACCGGGCGCTCGGCCGCCGCCGATCCGGCCGACGTGGCGCGGATCGTCCGGGCTCAGGAGGATGCCGCCAACGGCGGGCTGCGCCGTGAGCCCGAATTGCCCGAGCACGTTGCAATCGCGCCGGAAACATCGCCGCCCCCGGCGCAGGAGTTTGCGATTGTCGATGACGAACAGGATGACACGGCTCGGCAAGCTGCCGTCCGGCGCCGGATGCAGGGTCTCGCGCGTCAGGCATCGCTCGACCCCGGCGACGGCATCGAGCTGTAG
- a CDS encoding helix-turn-helix transcriptional regulator, with protein MSDTPTNLPPRFLRTPEAARFLGLSGRTLEKHRYFGTGPAYRRIGGRVVYSVDDLRAWADIGIKHSTSDPGQDDLMPRADSAIARSRR; from the coding sequence TTGTCCGATACGCCCACCAACCTGCCGCCCCGCTTCCTCCGCACGCCGGAAGCCGCCCGCTTCCTTGGCCTCTCCGGCCGCACCCTGGAGAAGCACCGCTATTTCGGGACCGGGCCGGCCTACCGCCGGATCGGCGGGCGGGTGGTCTATTCGGTAGATGACCTGCGCGCCTGGGCCGACATCGGCATCAAGCATTCGACCTCCGATCCGGGGCAGGACGACCTCATGCCGCGCGCGGATTCGGCCATCGCGCGGAGCCGGCGATGA
- a CDS encoding DUF2285 domain-containing protein has translation MLRFHRRLLGRAAGPLPRGWPLTAYRLARLDLMLRALDLRDGGATYREIAVALGRDEAARLSASDWKMSAARSFVVRLVRDGIAMMNGDYRKLLRIR, from the coding sequence TTGCTGCGCTTCCATCGCCGCCTGCTCGGCCGCGCCGCCGGGCCGCTGCCGCGCGGCTGGCCGCTGACCGCCTATCGGCTCGCCCGGCTCGACCTGATGCTCCGCGCGCTCGACCTGCGCGACGGCGGCGCGACCTATCGCGAGATCGCGGTGGCGCTCGGGCGCGACGAGGCGGCGCGGCTGTCCGCGAGCGATTGGAAGATGTCCGCCGCGCGGTCGTTCGTCGTCCGGCTGGTCCGCGACGGCATCGCCATGATGAACGGCGACTACCGCAAGCTGCTCCGCATCCGCTGA
- a CDS encoding DUF736 domain-containing protein, producing the protein MQIGSFFRTASGYEGIIETATLDIRISIVPAEPSDADKAPDWRVHRGDSGEGPEIGAGWNETGERAGDYVSLRIDDPAFAQPIRAALFQSTGDKSAWSLRWNRQPKSREQD; encoded by the coding sequence ATGCAGATCGGCAGCTTTTTCCGCACCGCCAGCGGCTACGAAGGCATCATCGAGACGGCGACGCTCGACATCCGTATCTCGATCGTTCCGGCCGAGCCGAGCGACGCCGACAAGGCGCCGGACTGGCGGGTCCATCGCGGCGATAGCGGCGAAGGCCCGGAGATCGGCGCAGGCTGGAACGAGACTGGCGAACGCGCCGGCGATTACGTCTCGCTGCGCATCGACGATCCCGCCTTCGCGCAGCCGATCCGCGCCGCCCTGTTCCAGAGCACGGGCGACAAGTCGGCCTGGTCGCTGCGCTGGAACCGCCAGCCAAAGTCGCGCGAGCAGGACTGA